A genomic region of Pseudoalteromonas rubra contains the following coding sequences:
- a CDS encoding PEP/pyruvate-binding domain-containing protein, whose protein sequence is MSQSLVVALSGNEQLELGHLGGKGHSLNHLIRAGLPVPPAFCITAEAYQTFVNTALPDDLLSAPELDKVRDTILSADIPEQLRTAIASAYQGLGDNAQIAVRSSALDEDGQSQSFAGQYETYLHVQGNDSVMEKVRACWASLWAERAAGYRNSSAADTAIAVVLQTMVDADAAGVMFTQDPLSGDTNKVVIDSCWGLGEGVVSGQVSTDSFILDKDSGELLQQEIRVKPQYCQRNAQGQVTLLNTPQAQQQSASLNEAQLAQLLTLAKQAQALYQTELDIEWALKDDKIWLLQARPVTTQASKAEPIYANPWEQDQRVKDGAFFSRMDTGEIVTGLMTPLGLSFCEFYQKHIHGPAIKTMGLADISDWQVYMGYIQGQVYLNISGSAHMLRQCPPTRDEMKFTTRYATSDIDFSNYRNPYGPGVEGWDYAKSAWHWLKQQVHNMRNAGKIVDEMIALRESETKRFLALDLPSMSLSELDQELTRIDTYFLDSCAAYMPFFLQSFALYDALAETCEEHFKDQGEGLQNRIKASMNNLRTIEVTRGILDLVEQVQSNPELKAVFERFEAEELVSILPAHPLGQPFWQGPFEAFLLEFGARGRQEFELSIPRWRDDPSYLLQVMKMYLKHPVDLEKKLKETESLREADSEQLFKALPAGARFKLKTIIKLYGVMAERREATRPTFITETWFYRCIILEVLSRLERDNLAKVADLPYIDFNRLRDYVAGRMGAAEAFSESLLNANRHSHLFNLHAEEPPMAIIGPYTPKMKATAQTHSDSMSGLAASPGKIVAKARVITDLQAQAGDLEPGEILVARFTDASWTPLFALASGVVTDIGSTLSHSCIVAREFGIPAVVNLHSATQAIKSGDTLILDGDQGTVIIQRE, encoded by the coding sequence ATGAGCCAATCACTCGTCGTCGCCCTCAGTGGCAACGAACAACTGGAATTAGGTCACTTAGGCGGCAAAGGCCACTCACTGAATCACTTGATCCGTGCAGGGCTGCCTGTCCCACCCGCTTTTTGCATCACAGCAGAGGCCTATCAGACCTTTGTTAACACCGCATTGCCGGATGACTTGCTCAGTGCACCTGAGCTGGATAAAGTGCGCGATACTATCCTCAGTGCCGATATTCCTGAGCAGCTACGTACCGCCATCGCATCGGCCTATCAGGGACTGGGTGACAATGCACAAATAGCCGTTCGTTCGTCCGCCCTGGACGAAGATGGCCAGAGCCAGAGTTTTGCTGGTCAGTACGAAACTTACCTGCATGTGCAGGGCAATGACAGTGTGATGGAAAAAGTGCGCGCATGCTGGGCTTCCTTGTGGGCAGAACGTGCAGCCGGATATCGCAACAGCAGTGCTGCGGATACCGCCATTGCTGTGGTGCTGCAAACCATGGTGGATGCCGATGCAGCCGGCGTCATGTTCACTCAGGACCCGCTCAGTGGCGATACCAATAAAGTGGTCATTGATAGCTGCTGGGGTCTGGGCGAAGGGGTGGTATCCGGGCAAGTGAGCACCGACAGCTTTATCCTCGACAAAGACAGCGGTGAGCTGTTGCAACAGGAGATCCGCGTTAAGCCCCAATATTGTCAGCGCAACGCACAAGGTCAGGTTACCTTGTTGAATACTCCACAGGCGCAACAGCAGTCAGCCAGTCTGAACGAAGCTCAGCTCGCACAGTTGCTCACTTTGGCTAAGCAGGCACAGGCACTCTATCAAACCGAACTGGACATTGAGTGGGCTCTTAAGGACGACAAGATCTGGCTACTCCAGGCGCGCCCGGTCACTACCCAGGCCAGTAAAGCAGAACCCATTTATGCGAACCCCTGGGAACAGGACCAGCGTGTGAAAGACGGGGCATTCTTTTCTCGGATGGACACCGGTGAAATCGTCACCGGACTCATGACCCCACTCGGCCTGTCATTTTGTGAGTTTTATCAAAAGCACATTCATGGCCCGGCCATCAAAACCATGGGCCTGGCTGACATCAGCGACTGGCAAGTTTACATGGGCTACATTCAGGGTCAGGTATATTTGAATATCTCCGGCTCCGCGCACATGCTGCGCCAGTGCCCCCCCACCCGGGATGAGATGAAATTTACCACCCGCTACGCCACGTCAGATATCGATTTCAGTAACTACCGTAACCCTTATGGGCCAGGAGTTGAGGGCTGGGATTATGCGAAAAGTGCCTGGCACTGGTTAAAACAGCAAGTCCACAATATGCGCAATGCCGGTAAAATTGTGGATGAGATGATTGCGCTGCGCGAAAGCGAAACGAAGCGCTTTTTGGCGCTGGATTTGCCCAGTATGTCACTCAGCGAGCTGGACCAAGAGCTGACCCGAATCGACACCTACTTTTTGGACTCCTGCGCCGCTTACATGCCTTTCTTCTTACAGTCGTTTGCACTGTACGATGCACTGGCCGAAACCTGTGAAGAACACTTCAAAGATCAAGGCGAAGGGCTTCAGAATCGCATCAAAGCCTCGATGAACAATCTGCGGACCATAGAAGTGACACGGGGGATCCTGGATCTCGTCGAACAGGTTCAGAGTAACCCTGAACTCAAAGCCGTGTTTGAACGATTTGAGGCTGAAGAACTGGTAAGCATCCTCCCCGCACATCCGCTGGGACAACCATTCTGGCAAGGGCCATTTGAAGCCTTTTTACTCGAATTTGGCGCCCGTGGCCGTCAGGAGTTTGAATTGAGCATTCCCCGCTGGCGTGACGATCCCAGCTATTTGTTACAGGTCATGAAAATGTATCTGAAACACCCGGTCGACCTGGAGAAAAAGCTCAAAGAGACCGAAAGTTTGCGCGAAGCCGACAGTGAGCAACTCTTTAAGGCTTTACCCGCCGGTGCGCGTTTTAAACTTAAGACCATTATCAAACTGTATGGGGTGATGGCAGAACGCCGTGAAGCGACTCGTCCTACCTTCATTACGGAGACCTGGTTCTATCGCTGCATCATTCTTGAAGTGCTGTCGCGCCTGGAACGAGACAACCTGGCGAAAGTTGCCGACTTGCCCTATATCGATTTCAATCGTCTGCGTGATTATGTCGCCGGACGCATGGGAGCGGCTGAGGCGTTCAGCGAATCCCTGCTCAATGCCAATCGCCACAGTCACTTGTTCAACTTGCATGCTGAAGAGCCCCCCATGGCAATCATTGGCCCATACACGCCAAAAATGAAGGCCACGGCACAAACACACAGCGATTCAATGAGTGGCCTGGCCGCCAGTCCCGGCAAGATAGTCGCCAAGGCACGGGTTATCACCGATCTGCAAGCACAAGCTGGAGATCTGGAGCCTGGAGAAATTTTGGTCGCACGCTTTACCGATGCCAGCTGGACGCCTTTATTTGCACTCGCCAGCGGGGTTGTTACGGACATCGGATCCACGCTATCGCACAGCTGTATTGTGGCGCGTGAATTTGGCATCCCGGCAGTTGTGAACTTACACAGTGCAACCCAGGCGATTAAAAGCGGCGACACGCTGATCCTCGACGGAGATCAGGGCACAGTGATCATTCAGCGGGAATAA
- a CDS encoding methyltransferase — MTLNKQDVVNHMMGFFQAKAVTAALSLKLFDHFRDTDLSAAQLADKIDAPLRSTEQMLIALHAMGYLTKQDDLYQLPAEHHTFLLSDEPMWLGWLGRHIDTFLYPLWGELSSAVKSDTNQREAVFGDNRSWFDILYQNPDDVADFQEFLGKFAAPFIEGFVKDYDFSQHHSFLDIGSGIGTLPIAVANAHPGVSLAICELPQASAFLRDKLGEQGYGDRIEVVEGDVIAGNLPIGNYDLIHLGWMLHDYAPETQVTILKNIYNAMPAGGRFIASETPLNDDKSGPEFTALLSLNMLVSTDGGIESSSEEYLARFHEAGFSNARILEIPGPRTLIVGEKA; from the coding sequence ATGACTCTCAACAAACAAGATGTCGTTAACCATATGATGGGCTTCTTTCAGGCCAAAGCGGTAACCGCTGCATTATCACTCAAACTGTTTGACCATTTTCGCGACACTGACCTGAGCGCAGCGCAACTGGCCGACAAAATCGACGCGCCACTGCGCTCAACAGAGCAAATGCTGATTGCGCTGCACGCCATGGGGTATCTCACCAAACAAGATGACCTGTATCAATTACCGGCGGAGCATCATACCTTTTTATTAAGTGATGAACCCATGTGGCTGGGCTGGTTGGGTCGTCATATCGACACCTTCCTGTATCCGCTGTGGGGCGAGCTAAGCAGCGCTGTGAAGAGTGACACCAATCAGCGTGAGGCCGTCTTTGGTGACAACCGCAGCTGGTTCGACATCTTGTATCAAAACCCGGATGACGTTGCTGATTTTCAGGAGTTTTTGGGTAAATTTGCCGCGCCGTTCATCGAAGGCTTTGTTAAAGACTATGATTTCTCGCAACATCACTCCTTTTTAGATATCGGTAGTGGGATTGGCACCTTACCCATTGCTGTAGCCAATGCACACCCGGGCGTGTCACTGGCGATCTGTGAACTGCCGCAGGCGTCGGCTTTTTTGCGAGATAAGCTGGGTGAGCAAGGCTACGGTGACCGCATTGAGGTGGTCGAAGGCGACGTGATCGCCGGCAACCTGCCAATTGGCAACTATGATCTCATCCACCTTGGCTGGATGTTGCATGACTATGCGCCAGAAACCCAGGTCACCATCCTCAAAAACATCTATAACGCCATGCCTGCCGGTGGCCGCTTTATTGCGTCAGAAACCCCGTTGAATGATGACAAATCAGGCCCTGAGTTTACCGCTCTGCTGTCACTGAACATGCTGGTATCCACAGACGGCGGCATTGAAAGCAGCAGTGAAGAATATCTGGCGCGTTTCCATGAAGCCGGATTCAGTAATGCCCGTATTCTTGAGATCCCCGGGCCACGGACCCTGATTGTCGGCGAAAAAGCCTGA
- a CDS encoding aminotransferase class I/II-fold pyridoxal phosphate-dependent enzyme, whose translation MSATNPKVNPDIMETLQQEVLKTFTELTEYPANTLDLTSHLENDFGIDSIALAEVTAALTKQLQLKNPLSIQNIHCIADAVKQIAAQEFHLSEAKATGSNDGKQNAHSWLREQVIAVFASFSGYNAAELSMDAEIESDLGIDSVTVVSAQGELLKALGLRDNLSIPSCKTLAELEQAFAKLLVEEKGAQWADELVTKNPLIDELLNPATRNDDVQHQIDSDDGDNRTMRDFVGIQHGDLFHKAREFKSFYDKKKAQQLYWYGMPLETPCKNRAVMYDEVTGTSREFLMFGSNSYLGLSNHPEVIQAIQDAAAQYGATNTGCRIIAGSNVLHLELERKLAKLKGREACIVYPSGYSANLGCISALTSKHDLIFTDAINHMSITDGCKLAGAQRKIYNHSLKSLEKSLAKYADHPGGKLIVTDGVFSMHGDIVDLPRLTKLAKRYGARVLVDDAHSTGVLGKTGSGTTEHFNMKGEVDLELGTMSKALSGLGGFVCGDGDVVEFLRFYSNSYVFAATIPAHVAAGVIASIDVMLREPERLTKLWDNIYYFRNLLLQAGFDLENSDSAIVPVVVGDDAKTLALGRAVRARGLYCQTVVFPGVAVGDARLRLSITSEHTQADLDEAYRILVEGALEVGVPLNQDVKAGLAEA comes from the coding sequence ATGAGTGCCACAAACCCAAAAGTAAACCCGGATATTATGGAAACTCTGCAACAGGAAGTTCTGAAGACCTTTACTGAGCTGACTGAGTACCCTGCTAATACTCTGGATCTGACCAGCCACCTGGAGAACGATTTCGGGATAGACTCTATTGCGCTGGCCGAAGTCACCGCGGCATTGACCAAGCAGTTGCAACTCAAAAACCCCCTGTCCATTCAGAATATTCACTGTATTGCTGACGCGGTGAAGCAAATCGCCGCACAGGAATTTCACCTCAGTGAAGCCAAAGCAACAGGAAGCAATGATGGTAAGCAAAATGCACACAGCTGGTTGCGCGAGCAAGTGATTGCTGTGTTTGCAAGCTTCAGTGGCTACAATGCCGCAGAGCTGAGTATGGATGCCGAGATTGAAAGCGATCTGGGGATAGATTCAGTCACCGTGGTTTCAGCACAAGGCGAGCTGCTAAAAGCACTGGGACTGAGAGACAACCTGAGCATCCCGAGTTGTAAAACCCTGGCGGAACTGGAACAGGCTTTTGCTAAGCTACTGGTTGAAGAAAAAGGCGCACAATGGGCCGATGAGCTAGTCACCAAAAACCCCTTGATTGACGAACTGCTCAACCCTGCGACCCGCAACGACGACGTGCAACATCAAATCGACAGTGATGATGGCGATAACCGCACCATGCGTGACTTTGTCGGGATCCAGCACGGCGATTTGTTTCACAAGGCCCGTGAGTTCAAATCCTTCTACGACAAGAAAAAAGCGCAGCAACTATACTGGTATGGTATGCCACTGGAAACGCCCTGTAAAAATCGCGCCGTGATGTACGATGAAGTCACCGGTACCAGTCGTGAGTTTCTGATGTTTGGCTCCAACAGTTATCTGGGCCTGTCGAATCATCCGGAAGTGATCCAGGCGATCCAGGACGCTGCCGCCCAATATGGCGCAACCAATACCGGTTGTCGGATCATTGCAGGTAGTAACGTCCTGCACCTGGAGCTGGAACGTAAGCTGGCCAAACTAAAAGGCCGAGAAGCCTGTATCGTTTACCCTTCTGGCTACTCGGCTAACCTGGGCTGTATCTCTGCACTGACCTCTAAACATGACCTGATCTTTACCGATGCCATTAACCACATGAGTATCACCGATGGCTGTAAACTGGCAGGTGCCCAGCGCAAGATTTACAATCACTCACTGAAGAGTCTGGAAAAATCGCTTGCCAAGTATGCCGACCACCCCGGTGGCAAGCTGATCGTCACCGATGGCGTCTTCAGTATGCACGGAGATATTGTCGATTTACCGCGTCTGACTAAGCTTGCTAAGCGCTATGGCGCACGCGTGCTGGTTGATGATGCCCACTCCACTGGCGTACTGGGTAAAACGGGTTCCGGTACTACGGAGCATTTCAATATGAAAGGCGAAGTTGATCTGGAGTTAGGTACCATGAGTAAGGCCTTGTCCGGTCTCGGCGGATTTGTCTGTGGTGATGGTGATGTGGTGGAATTCCTGCGCTTCTATTCTAACTCTTATGTCTTTGCCGCAACCATTCCAGCCCATGTTGCAGCCGGTGTGATTGCCTCAATCGATGTGATGTTGCGCGAACCAGAGCGTTTGACCAAGCTGTGGGACAATATTTATTACTTCCGCAATCTGTTATTGCAGGCAGGCTTTGATCTGGAAAACTCAGATTCTGCCATTGTGCCTGTGGTTGTCGGTGATGATGCTAAAACGCTGGCGCTTGGCCGCGCTGTGCGTGCCCGTGGCCTGTACTGTCAGACCGTAGTCTTCCCGGGCGTGGCAGTTGGCGATGCCCGCTTGCGTCTGAGCATTACCAGCGAACACACTCAGGCCGACCTGGATGAGGCCTATCGTATTTTGGTTGAAGGCGCGCTGGAAGTAGGCGTTCCACTCAACCAGGATGTTAAAGCGGGACTGGCGGAGGCCTGA
- a CDS encoding aminotransferase class III-fold pyridoxal phosphate-dependent enzyme: MKFGFIAHPTSVGLKRYVKMLDLLQRNTQDQHTGYNRELWGKANLVPFMNFAKITSASGATCEGMIKYMPLIAEEMIADPRAIAERVVAGVEEFVADGAELVGLGGFTSIVGRRGEATAAKSPIPITSGNSLTTYAGYKALMQIKEWLDINPEKETVAIVGYPGSICLALSRLLLAEGFNLKLLHRAGHKDKAEMLSHLPEQYHHRVTLTGNPDDLYDECKLFAGATSAGGVIDVAKLQPGSIFIDVALPRDVNVDARPARDDILIIDGGCVTATDAVKLGGESLNVTIKQQLNGCMAETIVLALEQRRENYSLGRYLEPVKVLEIGELAEKHGFYAYPLASFGERIDRQHVTNLKRYYHQDIYAIDKGDTSQRLTFIDNIIAQDPAKEDTLDRHHQFINPMMVEFLKQQRCDNVFRKAQGTMLYDNDGTGYLDMVAGYGCLNLGHNPSAVSQAVKTFLDEQGPNFIQYISVPEHTAKLAEVLCHLAPGEMGRVFFSNSGTEAVEAAIKLAKAATGKPGIAYLKNSYHGKTLGALSITGREKHRKYFQPLIQAMVEVPFADLDALREALQRDDVGALMLEPIQGEGGVHVPPAGYLSAVQQICRDTGTLLMVDEIQTGLARTGKLFACEWEGIEPDVLMLSKSLSGGLLPIGATLCRSDVWQRAYGTSDRFLVHTSTFGGGNLASVAALTALREIVAQDLAARADELGSYFKSELQAIADQYPFIAEIRGQGLMLGIQFEQTFDGAVAASAREFATRLPGDWHSTWKFLPDPVREHLQAAMTRMEQTLGEMFCLKFVTKFCLDHQILTFVTANSSTVIRIQPPLVISKPEIDRFVSAFASVCEELSTFLD, from the coding sequence ATGAAGTTTGGATTTATCGCCCACCCGACCTCAGTCGGCCTGAAACGTTACGTGAAAATGCTCGACCTACTGCAACGTAACACCCAAGATCAGCATACCGGCTATAACCGCGAGCTGTGGGGCAAGGCAAACCTGGTACCCTTTATGAACTTTGCCAAAATCACGTCCGCCAGCGGCGCAACTTGTGAGGGCATGATCAAATATATGCCACTGATCGCCGAGGAGATGATTGCTGATCCCAGAGCCATTGCTGAACGTGTTGTTGCAGGCGTAGAAGAGTTTGTCGCCGACGGTGCAGAGTTGGTTGGCCTGGGTGGATTTACCTCCATAGTCGGTCGTCGTGGTGAAGCCACGGCCGCCAAATCCCCCATTCCCATTACCTCAGGAAACTCACTGACCACCTATGCCGGCTACAAAGCCCTGATGCAAATTAAAGAGTGGCTGGACATCAATCCGGAAAAAGAAACTGTCGCCATCGTGGGCTATCCAGGTTCCATTTGCCTGGCACTCAGCCGGTTATTGCTCGCCGAGGGCTTTAACCTGAAACTGCTGCACCGCGCCGGTCACAAAGACAAAGCGGAAATGCTCAGTCACCTGCCCGAGCAGTACCACCACCGAGTTACTCTGACCGGCAACCCGGACGACCTGTATGACGAGTGCAAACTATTTGCCGGTGCCACCTCAGCCGGTGGCGTGATTGATGTGGCCAAGCTACAACCGGGTTCCATTTTCATCGATGTGGCACTGCCACGCGACGTCAATGTCGATGCCCGTCCTGCCCGCGATGACATTTTGATCATCGATGGCGGTTGCGTCACAGCCACCGATGCCGTCAAATTAGGGGGCGAATCACTGAATGTCACCATTAAACAGCAGCTCAACGGGTGTATGGCCGAGACCATTGTACTGGCCCTGGAGCAACGCCGGGAAAATTACTCTCTGGGCCGTTACCTGGAACCGGTCAAAGTGCTTGAAATTGGTGAGCTGGCTGAGAAACATGGCTTTTATGCCTATCCGCTTGCGTCATTTGGGGAACGTATAGACCGCCAGCACGTCACCAACCTGAAGCGCTATTATCATCAGGACATCTATGCCATCGACAAGGGCGACACCAGTCAGCGTCTGACCTTTATCGACAACATCATTGCCCAGGACCCGGCCAAAGAAGACACGCTGGACCGCCACCACCAGTTTATTAACCCAATGATGGTGGAGTTTTTAAAACAACAACGCTGCGACAATGTGTTCCGCAAGGCACAAGGCACCATGCTGTACGATAACGACGGCACAGGCTATCTCGATATGGTCGCGGGCTACGGCTGCCTTAACCTAGGTCACAACCCCAGCGCTGTCAGCCAGGCAGTCAAAACCTTCCTGGATGAGCAAGGTCCCAACTTCATTCAGTATATCTCCGTGCCTGAACACACCGCCAAACTGGCAGAGGTCCTCTGTCATCTGGCCCCCGGCGAGATGGGACGCGTGTTTTTCAGTAACTCAGGAACAGAAGCGGTTGAAGCCGCCATTAAACTGGCCAAAGCCGCCACCGGCAAGCCTGGCATTGCTTATCTGAAAAACAGCTACCATGGTAAAACACTCGGTGCCTTGTCTATCACAGGACGGGAAAAACACCGTAAATACTTCCAGCCGCTGATCCAGGCCATGGTCGAAGTGCCCTTTGCCGACCTCGACGCTTTACGCGAAGCCCTGCAAAGAGACGATGTGGGTGCACTCATGCTGGAACCCATTCAGGGGGAAGGCGGTGTCCACGTGCCACCAGCCGGATACCTCAGCGCAGTACAACAGATCTGTCGCGATACCGGCACCTTGCTGATGGTCGATGAGATCCAGACTGGCCTGGCCCGCACCGGCAAACTCTTTGCCTGTGAGTGGGAAGGCATCGAGCCTGACGTGCTGATGCTGTCCAAGTCACTGTCCGGTGGTTTACTGCCCATTGGTGCCACTTTGTGTCGCAGCGATGTCTGGCAGCGTGCCTACGGCACCTCAGATCGCTTCTTAGTCCATACCTCCACCTTTGGCGGCGGTAACCTGGCGTCTGTCGCCGCGCTCACTGCACTGCGAGAGATAGTTGCGCAAGACTTAGCAGCCCGCGCTGATGAGCTGGGCAGCTATTTTAAATCTGAGCTACAAGCCATCGCCGACCAGTACCCCTTTATCGCCGAAATTCGTGGCCAGGGTCTGATGCTGGGGATCCAATTTGAACAGACCTTTGACGGCGCAGTTGCGGCTTCTGCCAGAGAGTTTGCCACCCGTCTGCCGGGTGATTGGCATAGCACCTGGAAATTCTTACCCGATCCGGTGCGCGAACATCTGCAAGCTGCCATGACACGCATGGAGCAAACGCTGGGAGAAATGTTCTGCCTGAAGTTTGTCACTAAGTTCTGCCTGGATCATCAGATCCTCACCTTTGTTACTGCCAACAGTTCAACGGTGATCCGGATCCAGCCGCCATTGGTGATTAGCAAACCCGAGATTGACCGCTTTGTCAGCGCTTTCGCCAGTGTCTGCGAAGAACTTTCGACCTTTTTAGACTAA
- a CDS encoding D-alanine--poly(phosphoribitol) ligase, which yields MTKIPSSARFALNLLSHAQQTPHKTALICADQQWDYARLAARACQIANALCALGLDQAPVLLNLPKHPDTVAAIYACWLSGNHYIPIDYSQPEARVERIISAAKPALVLDQDWLNTLDSLSHNSDYEQDLSAYMSRLRQYRDTTVAAILYTSGSTGTPKGVQISHDMLDFFIDWAVHTTCIDSEDILANHASFAFDLSTFDLFATVRAGACVWVITEQEQKDPLALIRGIKKHQVSIWYSVPSILSMMVRSGELNSHSTATLKQVIFAGEPIAVAALQRLITCLPASTALHNWYGPTETNVCVAWQVDRSQLNGLRHLPIGSLLPELQGWLEDDAGKQTPLSDSLGRCGELIIGGRCVTPGYANVDLPRATALHQHNCHATGDLVELTEAGLIYRGRIDDMVKLNGYRVELGEIESLLHQHPAIEQSALHLSLGEQQHQLIAVIVLKDGAEKPSLLALKQFLKQQLPAYMLPHKVIVTAQLPLNANGKVDRKQLAELM from the coding sequence ATGACGAAAATTCCGTCATCAGCCCGTTTTGCACTGAACCTGCTGAGCCATGCTCAGCAGACCCCGCATAAAACGGCGCTGATCTGTGCCGATCAGCAATGGGATTACGCCCGACTCGCTGCACGCGCCTGCCAGATAGCCAATGCATTGTGCGCACTGGGACTGGATCAGGCACCGGTGCTGTTAAACCTGCCAAAGCACCCAGACACCGTTGCCGCCATTTACGCCTGCTGGCTCAGTGGTAACCACTATATTCCCATTGACTACAGCCAGCCTGAAGCCCGGGTTGAACGTATTATCTCTGCAGCAAAACCTGCATTAGTACTCGACCAGGATTGGCTGAATACACTCGATAGCCTGAGCCATAACAGCGACTACGAGCAAGACCTGAGCGCTTACATGTCACGATTGCGTCAGTACCGGGATACCACGGTTGCCGCAATCCTTTATACCTCGGGCTCAACTGGCACACCCAAAGGGGTGCAGATAAGTCATGACATGTTGGACTTTTTCATTGACTGGGCGGTGCACACGACTTGCATTGACAGCGAAGACATCCTGGCCAATCATGCCAGCTTTGCCTTTGACTTAAGTACTTTCGACCTCTTTGCCACCGTGCGCGCCGGTGCCTGTGTGTGGGTGATCACCGAGCAGGAGCAAAAAGATCCCCTGGCCCTGATCAGAGGGATCAAGAAGCACCAGGTGAGTATCTGGTACAGTGTGCCTTCAATCCTGTCTATGATGGTGCGCAGTGGAGAGCTGAACAGTCACAGCACCGCGACCCTGAAGCAGGTCATTTTCGCTGGTGAACCCATTGCCGTGGCGGCATTGCAACGCTTGATCACTTGCCTGCCCGCAAGTACCGCGCTGCATAACTGGTACGGCCCGACCGAAACCAATGTGTGCGTAGCCTGGCAAGTTGACCGCTCCCAGCTGAACGGACTGCGTCATTTGCCTATCGGGTCCTTATTACCCGAATTACAAGGCTGGCTGGAAGATGATGCAGGAAAGCAAACACCACTGTCTGATAGCCTGGGTCGATGTGGCGAGCTGATTATTGGCGGGCGCTGTGTTACACCCGGCTATGCCAATGTGGACCTGCCCAGGGCCACGGCACTGCACCAACATAACTGTCATGCCACAGGCGACTTGGTTGAACTGACCGAGGCCGGGCTTATCTATCGTGGCCGTATCGACGATATGGTTAAGCTAAACGGTTATCGGGTTGAGCTGGGCGAAATCGAATCCCTGCTACATCAGCACCCGGCCATAGAGCAGTCTGCATTACATCTCTCGCTGGGCGAACAACAGCATCAGCTTATTGCCGTGATCGTTCTCAAAGATGGGGCAGAAAAACCCTCGCTACTGGCATTAAAGCAATTTTTAAAACAGCAACTGCCAGCCTATATGTTGCCACACAAAGTGATAGTCACAGCACAGCTACCACTCAATGCCAATGGCAAAGTTGACCGTAAACAACTGGCAGAGCTGATGTAA